In the genome of Caldalkalibacillus thermarum, the window CATCTGGATTGGCAATCCCAAGTACCAATACACGTTCAGCCAACAGAACGCTTTCGACAGCCTCATCCGTTTCAAAAACAGTGTACAGGTCAACGGTGTTGCCCGGTTGAACACGTCTCAAAAGCGGATTCTGGCTTGGCAGGGCAAAAGCCCTTAACTCGGCATCACCAAAACTGGTGAGCAGGGAAGCAAAGTCATTTTGCCCTTCTACACTGAGATGGTCCCTTTGCACCTGACTTCCAGCAACAATCATGGTGCGGGTGAAACGGTCAACCACCTGTTCAAGCGACTGTGCCGCCTGTGGAGCCACGCTGTTGGCCGGAAGGTACACCACCATAACATCTTCCGGCGTGATCTGGGTGTATGCCGGAATGTCCGTTTTGGCCACCACTA includes:
- the cpaB gene encoding Flp pilus assembly protein CpaB encodes the protein MRIKGIGFILVGIVLAVIAGVVASTTVSKATGDTPVVVAKTDIPAYTQITPEDVMVVYLPANSVAPQAAQSLEQVVDRFTRTMIVAGSQVQRDHLSVEGQNDFASLLTSFGDAELRAFALPSQNPLLRRVQPGNTVDLYTVFETDEAVESVLLAERVLVLGIANPDDPQGIILALTHDQIQTILPVMNQVQITLVPYSAGQDVDLDDQFDSVSNVEEEDVEEHMEGDA